The Solenopsis invicta isolate M01_SB chromosome 3, UNIL_Sinv_3.0, whole genome shotgun sequence region tgggCACCAGACGTAACAGTAATATTAGCAATAAACTCAAACTCATGTACTGTCAAGAGCcgatttattttctctctctcaccaCGAACTTATTACGTTAAACCGAACCGCGAACTAAATCCGAGCACATTAATGAAATATTGATTGTTTcacaattatgtaattattaggACAAAAATGAGCTCGGCTGAttagaatattttcattttcattattttaatatattaagcctagagattatttacatttattttaaattcaacaaaataaaatattaaataatttacaattgttAATTTCTTAAATGACTAGCTATTTGGTTGAGAAATGTAACactattatttttggatttatatcaataatatgaAACATGCTTAAATAATGGAAaatgcagtaaaaaaaattgttttaaagaattatatcagaGAAATtagcagataaaaaaatttgttttactcTAAAACAATGTatatgacaaaattaataacaatgaaAAGATTGTATAAAAGAATCAAGGATTATCATtcaaaatcagaaaataatcgCCAAACCTGGCAATACTGTGAAGTaagttttatactttattttaattatatttttattatatttattataattaatttattatattattaacactataaaatattaaatataagaatcattattaattttacagcAAATGGAAGAAATATTTGGTAAAAAGCCATGGATAAAGCCATCAAATACGCCTTAGTACATCCACGGTCATCAATTCTGTCCCTgggaaaattttacaaactgaaaagtcgccatctttctacatacccataatttatgattaacgtaacgattagagcttattgattgttacgttaatcatgaactgtgagtatgtagaaaaatagcgtcttcttagtttggaaaattttctcagGGATAGAATGACCGTGGGTATACGCAATCGTCAATTGTACCAAgtgcaaataatttaaatgataaaactGAAAACTATGAGCTttgtattgtttttattaataaaaaattaaaataattatatgtataaaattaaaaatatttctgtcgTTTTGTTTTCTGCtctaaaaatgacaaaattattaagtgTTGTGGACAAACATTTGGAAAAAATGATCTAAATGAAAGAGCAATCCAGAGAAGACAAAAATAAACGCCATGAATCTACAATGCGTCGACTTGATGCATTCaatgatattttgaaaaaaaattcttgaaaaagaagacaataaataaaaacaaaattaatctttCAGTATTAAGCCATAATCAGGCTAGCAATTGAGATTGGATTGAAATTTAACAAATCCgaagaaaaaattcaatttgaagTTTAGTTGACTTTATTGTAATTAGTTATATTcgaatctttctctctctctctctctttctctccctccctctctctctctctctctctgatctCAATCTCAATTTCTAGTCTTGATTTCTAGTCTGATAGTCTATTTTACGGTTTTAGGACCAGTTTTACAAGGCtgagatattttaaatactaataaataaatttttaaacaaaaattgaaatctaAAGCACACATTGAAAAACGCACATACGtattaagtttattttcattttatacacaaagttttttattctataacgtttttctttttattgtaaataaggTATCCTTGTGTACAAGATTGTAATAAGATATTCAGATCGAGATATCTTCAACTATTACGGCGGCTATTCACGTTCAAGTAAACTATAGTTAAGCATGCTTGTCAATTTTACGGAAACGTATGTACTGTAATGCTTGATAACTGTACCGTTTTGTCATCTATACTTTCTGGTAGACTTGACAAACAGgcttcaagtaaatttttttttaaatatacaatgcAAGTACGTTTGTTAAACTTATTGGAATGCGTATGTAATAACAAAGTTGCAATTATTTTGGTTTGCACATATGTACTTGAACGGGATTGGCATGACTTGAGCTTGCCACATCGTTACATAcgctttagtttatttaacaagttAGTTTCTCAAACAAATCGTACGCTTGCGCAAGCCGAAATCCTGTGATCTACATGTTCCAATATACTTGACggttattttttgattttgaattatgatctttgattttttttatacattcttttcatagttgtaataattttgttttggagaaaaagaaatatttttatttgtctaatatttttctaaaaaaatttttttaacttcattTTCCACTGTGCTTGCGCCTGCACAAATGAcaggttttttttaaacgtgaATAACTACCTTTAGAGATTTCAACCATATTATTACTCATTAAACATATAGGATCACTGCACCAGTCGTTAAATGATTTAGCAATAAATAACTGTTTAACaacatgaatattaaaataagactttaaaataatagaaattaattgatatttttccaatttgatttttaatttggttaaaatatatattaaaaagtgtaattatattattatttttatttattaactggTTCAATTTCTTATCTATTCATTGACTAGTGCAGTgatcttattatataaaatacaagccATGATATAATTTTGAATGAGATCAGTTCTCATCGATggtttatttataatagaattcgAAACTGTGTTTTTAAAGACCAATGCTACGTTCTACAATCATTTTTATAGAAGATAAAcattagatataattttttatttgttcgttaatctgtcattatttttatatgatacgggtaaagatttttaaaattttataaacattactAACTAAATGAGCCTCGCACGGAAACTTAATTGCATCAGTAcacaaattttgtaattttgatacGTTAAATACTCTTTGGTCATGCACCAGAATAGCTTACATAACAATGTATATATTCCATTTTATTAATGCAAActgtttgtaattttaattatttatttatttaccttgaattgtttgaattttataattaacaatacaAATATTACTACCTGCAATTGAATGGAGTGACAGCCCTTTCAATTAATGTAACTTCTATGGTTTTTCTTCGGAGCTTCTATTTTTATATGAGTTCCAAGTTCCACTAATTATGCCAATTATTTctggaaaatctttttttcttcaagaaatGTAGCACATTCCATTACTTCTTTGTTCCGTTggctatttaatataataatttcgaaGAATGAGCAAAGCGTTTACAGGGGCAGGGCATACGACACGCCACGATAGAATTTCCTATACttagaatattaatataaattatgctcCTTGTGGGATTTTAATGTGTATATGGTACGGTGGAGGACCATGTACTGACTCATTCTATGGTTTCAAAAGTTaagattttattgttataacgACACGTGACTATTTTTTTGGTTACATCTACCGATAGAAAAAATCTTCTAAAAATTCTCAAAGTTCTAATCCTTGAGTTATCTTAATTCGGAGTGCATAATACTGTAGCACCACATACACgctaatgttttataattcaaGAGCCAAGATTTTATCGTGATTTATGCATGTTTTTATTCGATATTCCGTAGACatctaatatttttcatagttacaatttttaagttattttaattcaGCGTGTACAGTGCGATAGCGGCATGCACTTGCGAAATGTTTTCATATTGAGagttatcatattttattgttttttctattttttatttatccaaaaCTTTTaccgtttttaataattttaatttttgagttattttgATTTGACTTACACTACGCGGTAGTAGGATGTACAACTAGAAGATTTGCAAattgaaaatgataattttttgtttttattattttttattggactgggaagatagaaaaaatttcagcGCGTAAACTTTGTCTCACGTTAAGTTCCCATactttgaatattaatataaattatacccTCTGTGGGATTTTGATTTGGCGTATGTGGTAGGGCAGAGGACAATGTATTTAATCATTGTATGATTGCAAAAGTTGATATTTTGTTGTTGTTACACCATGTGACTATTTTTTCAGTTACCTCGGTAGACGGAAGAAACTTCTAGTATTTTTAATggttaactttttaaaattattttaatctgaaCTGCATAGTGCGGCAACAGGATGCAGCATGCATATGCAAAATGTTTACAACTCAAAAGTTATCATTTTagtattccttctattttttttattgattctgGGATTTCCGGTATTTGCAATAACTATGATTTTTTAGTTAGCTTAATTTATTGTGTACTGTGCAGTTGCGGCAagtactcttaaaaaatttgtgatttaAAACTTACAATCTTCTTATTTTTACTATTGTTTTATTGCTTTGCAAAGATAGAGAAATTTCAGTACAAGAAATCTCGTGGTGCTCAAGGAGACGGCGCACGTGATGCTTCTAGACGGTTGCGGAAACCGCGCGACGCGGAGATCGCATGTGCTAGGACTGTATtcgtattgtaatttatttcgattttgtgctttatattatttgcataacatttatttgaaatttagcGATTGCGTTTAGTCTACTGAATAACTATGATCGTGAAATTAAGGTTTGAGTATTATTTCATCGTGGTTTCGAATCTATTTAATTGGTCGAAAGGCGTTTCTGTATTTAGTTCGCTATTATCGAATAGGCTTAAGACGGATGgcgcgagaaaaagaaaaaaattttttccaccaaacataataactaaattaaatacaaatatttgacattttaattttttaattttttattatttaataataaattagacttAACTAGCAATCGGGAGACGCTACGCTGAATGTTACAACTATTTaggataatattatattatcttaaattattaaataattatcattatttctgTCATTCAGCGTGGCATCTCCCGACTGCTAGTTaagtctaatttattattaaataataaaaaataaaaaaatttttaatgtcaaatatttgtattttatttagtttatatttatttaattcaataattagtttaattcttatttcaaacttttcaaatttttttatagtttttatttttgtttttttaaatttgtttaagttttgtttataatatgttTATGTTCTGcttttttaagtattgctttttaaatttttagcttctattatttcttcttattttaatttgtttaagtttttaatttttattcttgaacttttttatttttattattatttataatgtgtTAGCCCTTTTAACTACAACATCTTTCCGTGACCGCGTACCTGAGTTCGCGCTGAAGCTTGTAGACGCTTGCGAGGACTGCGAGACGCTGGGGAAACgcgtacgatatctagaattaATTTCTCATTCTTCAATAATTAACACCGGTCGCAATTTCAATTCCAGCCATGGGATGCGGTAGTATCCCGTATGTAAAATTATCATATTGcgaaaaagttacaattttaatGTTGCTTCCgtgagttttttatttttatatattctgaaatatttaaatatttttagcaatattaatttttatttccgcGTGTGCAGTATGGTGGTGGCACGTGCTCACTATACATTTCCGGTTAAagattcattatttcattattatttctatatgtttttatttttcttattctggaatattataatatttttaatagctcttatttttaagttattttgaTCCGGCGTGCACTGTGCGGTAGCAGAGAGCACGCACATCAAAATTGCAAGTCGAAAcctatattttaattgttgccactatttttaattgtgttaaaaaGATACAAGTAATCGGAGCGTATGAGTTTGTAGGCTCTAGCAGAAGCAGCGCGGTGCAGGGATAAGGCGTGCgttacttaaaatttattccTTCCACTTTAAATgtccatataaaatataattttagtagaatttttaatttggtaCGCATGACGCGATAATGGTCTGCACGTAGAATTActacattataaaaaagttgAAGGTATAGTATTGTTACTatgtagaatatattatttatctgttttgaatctttaaatatttttagcgaCTTCAATTTTAAAGCTATCTTAATTCTACGTGCACATGCGATTGTAGTATGTGCACGCAAAATGTTTCtgataaaaaagttttcaatttattattaattctataagttgaaaaattaatttattttaatatcttctaGGATTTTTAGCGGCTCCAATTTTAACGCTATCTTGATTCTGCGAGTATAGTACAGTAGCGGAGTGCACGCATAagtttttatgtcaaaattcataattttattattgctattatatgtcaaaaaattagttttatatgtGTCAGAAATATAGAAGGAATTAGTGCGCGTGAGTTTCATGCGCTCGCGGAAGCCGCGAGGTGTGGGGAAGGCGCGTGTGAGTTCGCGCGAGAGCGCCGACCCGCTGCGCTAGTTACCGCGCGCGCCGATAGGTGGTCGCGGTCGTGAATAGTTACTCCCGTTTAAAATATAGCATGTAGGGCATAAGAACCGCGACGCGAGGATTTCCGTTGCCGTTAGGGCTTGAATTTTTCTACGGCAActatctactttttttttttagaattttgtgtATTTCTTACTATTGTCATTTATTTGGTGGCCAAAAATTTTATCTGCTTAGTAATCTGAGTTTTAGACGTTTGACGATCTTAAGACTCATGagaaacgtaaaaattttaattcctctACGGTAAACACAGATCATATAAGTAAATAGATAAACAACTCCCATAGTTTGCTGTGGAATAGTGTTTTTATCGCCACCTAGGCGAATATACGTAAACGAactaatattcaatatatttattagtactagtaaaatttaaaaaaaataacaaaagttgcaactataaagttataaactgaaaaataaattattacattggtcatataattagtttaattaaagtatGATAAAAgcattatagttattattaaattataaacttaataattgcAACTTTAATAAGagtatatgaataaaataaattttgaaaaacattactataaatatttaatatattgtatttgatatattgtcaaaatatttacattttttttataaatcgctTTTGCTTCTTTTTATAATGTTCAATAGCTtgctgaaatattatatttgtagaaACATATCGAGTGTCACGACCAGATAAAATTCTATTgactattttacaaaatgtatataaaaatagttttgtaattttttgtattacaacaTGTTTTAATTCTTCTTTATGTTTATTACAACGTATAAAAtctaaacttaatttatcgTTTAAAAGTGTATATAACAAAGTAGAAACATTTCTGcgaaataagaaagaaatatttttatttaaaatagaatcgGCTTTAATAAATGCGtgtttgaaaaaagttattgatGGATAAGTTAAAGAAGGTTTCTCTCGTACATATTCTCTATGAACTAGTTGCACATATTCTTCAGATGTTATATCTGTTGTTAGAAGACTCTGTTTACActctaaacaatttttaaactgtttcaaagataaaatcttttttgcaatCCAACCAGAAACATACATTtgactattatttttatgtgatgAGATGTTATgtattattgtgttattttgGAATGCTACAGAGTCTTCTTCAACTATTTGTTCTGATGCATTATTTACATGAGAAACGTTTttcacaaattgttttaaattaaataataaattaccgtCATTTTTATCTTCGCAGTTAGAGCCCATAGACCGTTttgatgttaaattattaattaataatgttttgtatGATCCACAAAATTGGCTACACGAAGGATTAATATTTCTACGTCCGTGACTACGAATCATACCAAAAAAGTTTTCTAGTGGAtcttgattaatatttcttgtctttaaaaattttatacctgCGTTATCAACTATTTTCCATATGTTCTGAAATCCACGTAGAgtaaaaatccaattttttaatgacGGTATGCACTTAACTGGTTGCTTAGTATTCGGATCTACATATCGCATGTCGGACAATAATTTAGTAGCATGTGGCCAAAAATCATGGTGTTTGCTATTTTTTGTTACCGCAACACGTAAAGGAGTCTCTGGATGCAAAGTATGAGCGTTCACGGAATCAAAAACTTTGTTGAAAAAATCTAATACTATTGCTGTGTCATATCCTGCCTTTGGTATTTGTAGTGGACCAATCTGTGTCTCGATAAATCctcctgcaaagtaaataaataaataaataaacacacacacacacacacaatgcaaaattaaagaaagttatAACTATTACTTATCAAATTACCTTTGATTTTGCTGTTGTATTCAATATATGCTGATAATCTTGCACTAAAAATTTGAGCAGCACATTTaactttcatcttttttatttttgatctaaTAACATGTTCATCGGTTAATTTTGGCAATTGACGATTTAATGTATTTGTGTAAATATCCATTTTATATGCCTGATCAATGATGTCCCATGATGCAAACTGTCGTTCCTTTTTTCCTGAATTAGTGGCattaatttccaaatttttaagtaataaattattacggaTTCCTTTTAAAAGATGCGGTGGATCATAGATAGGTACAATATTTTGCCCAAAAAGTTCAATAAAACTtccttcaaaaaaattaaaaattactttatatttctattatatgtctaatatatattaattaaaacagaatacttACGATATTCTTGACCTTTTTGTATACATTTACTTCTTGAATCCTCGAGAAGTTTCTTAATGGATGTCATATTTGGTCCCCCTTGGTTGCATACAGTTGCAATTATTGTCAAACCAGCTTgagataattcttttataatttcttttatgcaTCTAATTAACTGTGCAGATTTTGTTTGACTTTTGCAGAAGTTGTAAGATAATGGAAATTTCCATCCTTTCAAAATTCCTCTTACCATAAAAACCAAAACATGATCGGCTATCAGTGATGTACGTCTATGTCCCCAATCTTCAAAACCAATTATTCTGTCATTCAATTGGTCATATTGCAAATTGGCTTCTAATGACATCTCGTCCcacattaatatacataatttgtctgtttcatttttcatttgtgCTATATGTTGCCGaagatgctcaaaaataaatttattaattcctgGTTGTAAAGAAATTGTTCGTAGCAAACATTTTAGAGTTGTAGCACTtggtaaaacaaataattttgataataatttataacaagatCCAGATTGTTTATACAGCGACAatgctaaaattttttcaagtgtaAATCTTCTTCcctatatataacaaaatagcacacagaaataataataataatatataataatataataataatatataatataatataaaagaaatatttacaaatcacactatttacaaatgcaaatttaCATTATTGCATGTTTctgaatcaaaatatatattactgaaatattgtgAACTACGTTCAGGACATATTGATTCTAATGaagattttaattcattaaataatgttttgaaatgtaCCTTTGGAGCATATTTTGTATTTCGTAATtgcatattgaaaaataatttttgcgttgGAGTTAAACTGttaaactttttacaaaattgagtATTTGATAACTTTTTTGCATCTTTTAGGCGTGTTTTATAATCTATTATTTGTCTTTTCATTCGGTTTCTTTCCTTCGCTAATGTTACAgctttcttatatattttttgtgcttTTGGTGTTAAACGTTGTCTTGTAACAGATCCAAGTATATTTCTTGATATTCGTGATGGACTAATAACcttatttgtgatattattttggTCGTTTTGCATATTTGTTTCTgcacatataaaattacttgTGGAAGGTCCAGGTTCATTACTGGTTTGAGATTGTAAATGTAATTCAGTATTTGTTTTACATTGTGAATGCAACTGTATGTCAattgtatcatttatttctGTATTACTGGTTTGAGATTGTAAATGTAATTCAGTATTTGTTTCAGATTGTGAATGCAACTGTATGTCAGTTGTATcatttatttctgtatttgCATCATTTGTCTCTCTATTTGCATCATTTATTTCTGTACTATCTGTAACTGTCTgcgtattatatgtatttacacTAGGTACTGCATTATGTTTCAGTCTTCGACGATTTTGAGTATAAATATAATCTTCAGGTAAAAAATGCAAGTGACATActctatattttcttaattcttctgatgagatatttaaaattatactattatttacAGCTTCTTTCCACTTTTCTGATAATATTGGACTCTTTGGGAAAAAATGACCAGGAGTCCTTGAATTTGATTTACAGCCTGGTACAATGCAGATCCATTCAACTTTTaccatcattaaaattaagaactgcaaagcaaaagtaaaaaaaaattaaaaatctaaatgcATTTTGTTGTTAGCATAATGcattatgcataaaatagagtgtgtatgtgtatttttattgttt contains the following coding sequences:
- the LOC105206356 gene encoding uncharacterized protein LOC105206356 isoform X2 translates to MTSIKKLLEDSRSKCIQKGQEYRSFIELFGQNIVPIYDPPHLLKGIRNNLLLKNLEINATNSGKKERQFASWDIIDQAYKMDIYTNTLNRQLPKLTDEHVIRSKIKKMKVKCAAQIFSARLSAYIEYNSKIKGGFIETQIGPLQIPKAGYDTAIVLDFFNKVFDSVNAHTLHPETPLRVAVTKNSKHHDFWPHATKLLSDMRYVDPNTKQPVKCIPSLKNWIFTLRGFQNIWKIVDNAGIKFLKTRNINQDPLENFFGMIRSHGRRNINPSCSQFCGSYKTLLINNLTSKRSMGSNCEDKNDGNLLFNLKQFVKNVSHVNNASEQIVEEDSVAFQNNTIIHNISSHKNNSQMYVSGWIAKKILSLKQFKNCLECKQSLLTTDITSEEYVQLVHREYVREKPSLTYPSITFFKHAFIKADSILNKNISFLFRRNVSTLLYTLLNDKLSLDFIRCNKHKEELKHVVIQKITKLFLYTFCKIVNRILSGRDTRYVSTNIIFQQAIEHYKKKQKRFIKKM
- the LOC105206356 gene encoding uncharacterized protein LOC105206356 isoform X1 → MKNETDKLCILMWDEMSLEANLQYDQLNDRIIGFEDWGHRRTSLIADHVLVFMLIRCIKEIIKELSQAGLTIIATVCNQGGPNMTSIKKLLEDSRSKCIQKGQEYRSFIELFGQNIVPIYDPPHLLKGIRNNLLLKNLEINATNSGKKERQFASWDIIDQAYKMDIYTNTLNRQLPKLTDEHVIRSKIKKMKVKCAAQIFSARLSAYIEYNSKIKGGFIETQIGPLQIPKAGYDTAIVLDFFNKVFDSVNAHTLHPETPLRVAVTKNSKHHDFWPHATKLLSDMRYVDPNTKQPVKCIPSLKNWIFTLRGFQNIWKIVDNAGIKFLKTRNINQDPLENFFGMIRSHGRRNINPSCSQFCGSYKTLLINNLTSKRSMGSNCEDKNDGNLLFNLKQFVKNVSHVNNASEQIVEEDSVAFQNNTIIHNISSHKNNSQMYVSGWIAKKILSLKQFKNCLECKQSLLTTDITSEEYVQLVHREYVREKPSLTYPSITFFKHAFIKADSILNKNISFLFRRNVSTLLYTLLNDKLSLDFIRCNKHKEELKHVVIQKITKLFLYTFCKIVNRILSGRDTRYVSTNIIFQQAIEHYKKKQKRFIKKM